One window of the Actinomyces procaprae genome contains the following:
- a CDS encoding CoA-acylating methylmalonate-semialdehyde dehydrogenase, translating to MRTITHWVDGKPYEGSPIGRFPVENPGTGEVEAELLQASDADLDYAVEVATRAQKEWAKYSLAKRTAVMFRMRDLVLEHQDEMARMIVAEHGKNYSDAIGEIQRGRETLDFATAINLALKGEYSFDISTGVDIHTLRQPVGVVAGICPFNFPAMVPMWMHPIAIATGNAFILKPASMTPSAALLTAELYKQAGLPDGVFNVVSGNRKMVTKVLEHPGINAISFVGSTPVAHIVQDTGVTHGKRVQALGGANNHAIVMPDADLDFAAQHVSAAAFGAAGERCMALPVVVAVGGIGPDLARRVKAHAERIKVGYGMDEGVEMGPVIDAKSKENIIGLINEGESKGGDVVLDGRGLVVPGHENGHFLGPTIVDNVPLDSELYRQEVFGPVLSIVHADSYDEAIEIVNSSPYGNGSAIFTNDGGVARRFQLDVEAGMVGINVPIPTPVAYYSFGGWKESLLGDTHIHGPEGVKFYTRAKAITSRWPSEKTYAATMSFQREE from the coding sequence CTGCGGACCATAACGCACTGGGTCGACGGCAAGCCCTATGAGGGTAGCCCGATCGGCCGCTTCCCGGTGGAGAACCCGGGCACCGGCGAGGTGGAGGCCGAGCTGCTGCAGGCCTCCGACGCCGACCTGGACTACGCCGTCGAGGTGGCCACCCGGGCGCAGAAGGAGTGGGCCAAGTACTCCCTGGCCAAGCGCACCGCCGTCATGTTCCGCATGCGCGATCTGGTCCTGGAGCACCAGGATGAGATGGCCAGGATGATCGTGGCCGAGCACGGCAAGAACTACTCCGACGCCATTGGGGAGATCCAGCGCGGCCGGGAGACCCTCGACTTCGCCACCGCGATCAACCTCGCCCTGAAGGGGGAGTACTCCTTCGACATCTCCACGGGCGTGGACATCCACACGCTGCGTCAGCCGGTCGGTGTGGTCGCCGGCATCTGCCCCTTCAACTTCCCGGCCATGGTGCCCATGTGGATGCACCCGATCGCCATCGCCACCGGGAATGCCTTCATCCTCAAGCCGGCCTCGATGACGCCGTCGGCGGCGCTGCTGACCGCCGAGCTGTACAAGCAGGCCGGCCTGCCCGACGGCGTGTTCAACGTGGTCTCCGGTAACCGGAAGATGGTCACCAAGGTGCTGGAGCACCCGGGTATCAACGCGATCTCCTTCGTGGGCTCCACCCCGGTGGCCCATATCGTGCAGGACACCGGCGTCACTCACGGCAAGCGGGTGCAGGCGCTCGGTGGGGCCAACAACCACGCCATCGTCATGCCGGACGCCGACCTGGACTTCGCCGCCCAGCACGTCTCCGCCGCGGCCTTCGGCGCCGCCGGTGAGCGCTGCATGGCGCTGCCCGTCGTCGTGGCCGTCGGCGGGATCGGCCCGGACCTGGCCCGGCGCGTGAAGGCGCATGCCGAGAGGATCAAGGTCGGCTACGGCATGGACGAGGGCGTGGAGATGGGGCCGGTGATCGACGCCAAGTCCAAGGAGAACATCATCGGGTTGATCAATGAGGGCGAGTCCAAGGGCGGCGATGTGGTCCTGGACGGGCGGGGCCTGGTGGTTCCCGGCCACGAGAACGGGCACTTCCTGGGTCCCACCATCGTGGACAACGTGCCGCTGGACTCCGAGCTGTACCGGCAGGAGGTGTTCGGCCCGGTGCTGTCGATCGTGCACGCGGACAGCTATGACGAGGCCATCGAGATCGTCAACTCCTCGCCCTACGGCAACGGCTCGGCGATCTTCACCAACGACGGCGGGGTGGCCCGGCGCTTCCAGCTGGACGTCGAGGCCGGCATGGTGGGCATCAACGTGCCCATCCCCACGCCGGTTGCGTACTACTCCTTCGGCGGGTGGAAGGAGTCCCTGCTCGGGGACACCCACATCCATGGCCCGGAGGGCGTGAAGTTCTACACCAGGGCCAAGGCGATCACCTCCCGCTGGCCCAGTGAGAAGACCTACGCCGCCACCATGTCCTTCCAGCGCGAGGAGTAG
- a CDS encoding sugar phosphate isomerase/epimerase family protein, with product MTSTASKAVNTNDPKYSKLTIGVCPDQWGVWFADDPKQMDPRQAWQEMAEAGFEVIETGPWGYFPTDPKELQKWCDEYGMRVVAGTGWGILHRAEAWPETLRHFREIAETHAAVGAEYMVHLPPLYRDDKTWEWTDDRVLSDDAWKLYVEHANALGQMLLDEYGLKMVLHPHGDSHIETPEEIARIFDATDPKYVNLCLDSGHVVYGGGDPVELCKKYPERITYVHIKAFDEDITREAHEKDWPFGEAVTKGASVCPPAGLPEMHAFVDALAELDKPIYCICEQDCYPCEPSFPKPNAINMRKYLAECGLGLA from the coding sequence ATGACGTCAACCGCCTCAAAGGCTGTCAACACCAACGATCCGAAGTACTCCAAGCTCACCATCGGCGTCTGCCCCGACCAGTGGGGCGTCTGGTTCGCCGATGACCCCAAGCAGATGGATCCGCGCCAGGCCTGGCAGGAGATGGCCGAGGCGGGCTTCGAAGTCATCGAGACCGGGCCGTGGGGCTACTTCCCCACCGACCCCAAGGAGCTGCAGAAGTGGTGCGACGAGTACGGCATGCGCGTCGTCGCCGGAACCGGCTGGGGCATCCTGCACAGGGCCGAGGCCTGGCCCGAGACGCTGCGGCACTTCCGGGAGATCGCCGAGACCCATGCCGCCGTCGGCGCCGAGTACATGGTCCACCTGCCCCCGCTCTACCGCGACGACAAGACCTGGGAGTGGACCGATGACCGCGTCCTGTCCGACGACGCCTGGAAGCTGTACGTCGAGCACGCCAACGCCCTGGGGCAGATGCTGCTGGACGAGTACGGCCTGAAGATGGTCCTGCACCCCCACGGCGACTCGCACATCGAGACCCCCGAGGAGATCGCCCGCATCTTCGACGCGACGGATCCCAAGTACGTCAACCTGTGCCTGGACTCCGGCCACGTGGTCTACGGAGGCGGCGACCCGGTCGAGCTGTGCAAGAAGTACCCCGAGCGGATCACCTACGTGCACATCAAGGCCTTCGATGAGGACATCACCCGGGAGGCCCATGAGAAGGACTGGCCCTTCGGTGAGGCCGTCACCAAGGGGGCCTCGGTCTGCCCGCCCGCGGGACTGCCGGAGATGCACGCCTTCGTGGATGCGCTCGCCGAGCTCGACAAGCCGATCTACTGCATCTGCGAGCAGGACTGCTACCCCTGCGAGCCGTCCTTCCCCAAGCCCAACGCCATCAACATGCGCAAGTACCTGGCCGAGTGCGGCCTGGGCCTGGCCTGA
- the iolE gene encoding myo-inosose-2 dehydratase: MSFRLDPTTAINDPHGITWGMHPIAWRNDDIKEVGAFNTLEDMLLDLADLGYRGTEVAGWFPAKEVAKQRAEARGIQIVAQWFSSFIVRDGVDAVIPEFTATCEYLQFLGATRVVVSEQTGSVQGKRDVCIFTNKPVLTDEQRPVLAAGLNRLGEIAREHGLTLVYHHHLGTVVQTKAETIRLMELTDPDKVSLLFDTGHAFVGDGDVMGLLEATIDRVAHVHFKDVRPEKLEESKRLERSFLDSFLAGMFTVPGDGMIDFTEPYKFLIDHGYRDWILVEAEQDPAVANPHEYGAKARDYIESTLLTI, translated from the coding sequence ATGAGCTTCCGCCTCGACCCCACCACCGCCATCAACGACCCCCACGGCATCACCTGGGGCATGCACCCCATCGCCTGGCGCAACGACGACATCAAGGAGGTCGGCGCCTTCAACACCCTTGAGGACATGCTCCTGGACCTCGCGGACCTGGGCTACCGCGGCACCGAGGTGGCCGGCTGGTTCCCGGCCAAGGAGGTCGCCAAGCAGCGCGCCGAGGCCCGCGGCATTCAGATCGTCGCCCAGTGGTTCTCCTCCTTCATCGTGCGCGACGGCGTCGACGCCGTGATCCCGGAGTTCACCGCCACCTGCGAGTACCTGCAGTTCCTGGGCGCCACCCGCGTGGTCGTCTCCGAGCAGACCGGCTCCGTGCAGGGCAAGCGCGACGTGTGCATCTTCACCAACAAGCCGGTCCTCACCGACGAGCAGAGGCCCGTGCTGGCCGCAGGCCTGAACCGTCTGGGCGAGATCGCCAGGGAACACGGACTCACGCTCGTCTACCACCACCACCTGGGCACCGTGGTGCAGACCAAGGCCGAGACCATCAGGCTCATGGAGCTGACAGACCCGGACAAGGTTTCCCTCCTGTTCGACACCGGCCACGCCTTCGTGGGCGACGGCGACGTCATGGGCCTGCTTGAGGCCACCATTGACCGCGTGGCACACGTGCACTTCAAGGACGTGCGCCCGGAGAAGCTGGAGGAGTCCAAGCGCCTGGAGCGCTCCTTCCTGGACTCCTTCCTGGCGGGCATGTTCACCGTTCCCGGTGACGGGATGATCGACTTCACCGAGCCCTACAAGTTCCTGATCGACCACGGCTACCGTGACTGGATCCTGGTGGAGGCCGAGCAGGACCCGGCCGTCGCCAACCCGCACGAGTACGGCGCCAAGGCTCGCGACTACATCGAGTCCACGCTCCTGACGATCTGA
- a CDS encoding sugar porter family MFS transporter — translation MSHNPTATAQSGGTKLPPLTPGPYRARLTVVALIATLGGLLFGYDTSVINGAQSFMVRPDQLDLTDFGLGIAVSSLLFASAVGALTGGRISDRIGRKTSITFMASMFIVGVVVVVTAVNLPMLALGRVILGLAVGSASVVVPVYLAELAPYEIRGSLAGRNEMMIVTGQLLAIVMNAIIGNVWGSEYPWVWRAMFALAAVPAILLLLGVTRLPESPRWLADKGREEEALKILDELRPEGRAKPELAEIQAASREEASRVNMSVGEIFSNKNLVRIVLIGCGIGFFQQTTGINSILYYGERVLEESGFSTGAALIANIAPATISVIAAIIALQMMDRFSRRKTFLWGYALVAITHVLIATAASALPEGGAKPFVLLALIVFFVGSMQLCLNVATWVTLSEIFPLKMRAFGMGLSVFVLWMTNSLLSLGFASVISAIGLSRSFLVFAVLNVIAFVFFFLFVPETKGRTLEQLEADVMSGELFKRGK, via the coding sequence GTGTCTCACAATCCGACGGCCACCGCACAGTCCGGTGGGACCAAGCTGCCCCCGCTCACGCCCGGTCCCTACCGCGCCCGACTGACCGTCGTCGCCCTGATCGCCACCCTGGGTGGCCTGCTCTTCGGCTACGACACCAGCGTCATCAACGGCGCCCAGAGCTTCATGGTCCGGCCCGATCAACTGGATCTGACCGACTTCGGCCTCGGCATCGCCGTCAGCTCGCTGCTGTTCGCCAGCGCCGTCGGCGCCCTGACCGGCGGCCGCATCTCCGACCGGATCGGTCGCAAGACCTCTATTACCTTCATGGCTTCCATGTTCATCGTGGGCGTGGTCGTAGTCGTCACCGCCGTCAACCTGCCCATGCTGGCGCTCGGTCGCGTGATCCTGGGGCTCGCCGTCGGCTCGGCCTCCGTGGTGGTGCCGGTGTACCTGGCCGAGCTGGCGCCCTACGAGATTCGTGGCTCGCTGGCCGGACGCAACGAGATGATGATCGTGACCGGCCAGCTCCTGGCCATTGTCATGAACGCCATCATCGGCAATGTCTGGGGTAGCGAGTATCCGTGGGTGTGGCGCGCCATGTTCGCGCTGGCGGCTGTTCCCGCCATCCTCCTGCTGCTGGGGGTGACCCGCCTGCCCGAGTCCCCCCGCTGGTTGGCCGACAAGGGACGCGAGGAGGAGGCCCTCAAGATTCTGGATGAGCTGCGGCCCGAGGGGCGGGCCAAGCCCGAGCTGGCCGAGATCCAGGCCGCCAGTAGGGAGGAGGCCAGCCGGGTCAACATGAGCGTCGGCGAGATCTTCTCCAACAAGAACCTGGTGCGCATCGTCCTGATCGGCTGCGGCATCGGCTTCTTCCAGCAGACCACCGGCATCAACTCCATCCTCTACTACGGGGAGAGGGTGCTGGAGGAGTCCGGATTCAGCACAGGTGCTGCGCTCATTGCCAATATCGCTCCGGCCACCATCTCGGTGATCGCCGCAATCATCGCCCTGCAGATGATGGACCGATTCTCCCGGCGCAAGACCTTCCTGTGGGGCTACGCCCTGGTCGCGATCACGCACGTCCTCATCGCCACTGCGGCGAGCGCGCTGCCGGAGGGCGGTGCCAAGCCCTTCGTGCTGCTGGCCCTCATCGTGTTCTTCGTCGGCTCCATGCAGCTGTGCCTGAACGTGGCCACCTGGGTGACGCTCTCGGAGATCTTCCCGCTGAAGATGCGCGCCTTCGGCATGGGGCTGTCGGTCTTCGTGCTGTGGATGACCAACTCCCTTCTGAGTCTGGGCTTCGCCAGCGTCATCTCGGCAATCGGGCTGTCCAGATCCTTCCTCGTCTTCGCCGTCCTCAATGTCATCGCCTTCGTGTTCTTCTTCCTGTTCGTGCCCGAAACCAAGGGCCGCACGCTGGAGCAGCTCGAGGCGGACGTCATGAGCGGGGAGCTGTTCAAGCGCGGCAAGTAG
- a CDS encoding sugar phosphate isomerase/epimerase family protein, producing MKLSMNVTSTFHGTALNDITVAKDVGFEGIELQSPKLWRYLDAGFTPESLLPHLEGIEVSGIGALQEAEPEAFRAEAEKLAHVGQVVGAPAMQMCTGPVDVTVVQDFRAGRLADDDPRFRGLLGRPEAEVIEETAKHVALAADIAADHGLDLFLEPLGWAPVCHVNQALEILERIDRPNAKIVVDFWHFWVTGSTPEEVAKLDKDLISAVHVCDGVPVPAGEVPDQGVSRNVWTGGGSIPLQEWVDAIKATGYDGWYCSEIFHDHSAELDFHLVAQTLLNEMRILTA from the coding sequence ATGAAACTGTCCATGAACGTCACCTCCACCTTCCACGGCACCGCCCTGAACGACATCACCGTCGCCAAGGACGTGGGCTTCGAGGGCATCGAGCTGCAGAGCCCCAAGCTATGGCGCTACCTGGATGCGGGCTTCACCCCCGAGTCACTGCTGCCGCACCTGGAGGGCATCGAGGTCTCCGGCATCGGCGCCCTGCAGGAGGCCGAGCCCGAGGCCTTCCGCGCCGAGGCGGAGAAGCTGGCCCACGTCGGCCAGGTCGTGGGCGCCCCGGCCATGCAGATGTGCACCGGCCCGGTCGACGTCACCGTCGTGCAGGACTTCAGGGCGGGCCGCCTGGCCGACGACGACCCCCGCTTCCGCGGCCTGCTCGGCCGCCCCGAGGCGGAGGTCATCGAGGAGACCGCCAAGCACGTGGCGCTGGCGGCCGATATCGCCGCCGATCACGGCCTGGACCTGTTCCTGGAGCCGCTCGGCTGGGCGCCGGTGTGCCACGTGAACCAGGCCCTGGAGATCCTGGAGCGCATCGACCGGCCCAACGCGAAGATCGTCGTCGACTTCTGGCACTTCTGGGTGACCGGCTCGACCCCGGAGGAGGTCGCCAAGCTGGACAAGGACCTGATCAGCGCCGTCCACGTGTGCGACGGCGTGCCCGTGCCGGCCGGCGAGGTTCCCGACCAGGGCGTGTCCCGCAACGTGTGGACCGGCGGCGGCTCCATCCCGCTACAGGAGTGGGTCGACGCCATCAAGGCGACCGGCTACGACGGCTGGTACTGCTCGGAGATCTTCCACGACCACTCCGCCGAGCTGGACTTCCACCTGGTGGCCCAGACGCTGCTGAACGAAATGCGCATCCTCACCGCCTGA
- a CDS encoding Gfo/Idh/MocA family protein codes for MTVRIGLIGAGGMGRAHLARITNELSGGKIVAVADINHDAAVSAAEPYGAKAYDTSDELINDPEVDAVVIATFGKVHAPDVIKCIEAGKYVLCEKPLATTAEDCIAIMEAEQRAGKKLVTVGFMRRFDAAYNEMKAVLEAGENGQALLVHNRHRNPSVPESYTSRMAIDDTAIHEIDTMRWLLGEEIVKVRVERPKSTTHRFEHLIDPVVVVMYTESGVRIDDEVNVNLQWAYSIECELVLETAAVRLGDQEKIHIRDASGNRNAMCQSHIDRFQGAFNREFQEWINAVARDEHTGSTSWDGYAATSVVDAAVVSLEDASSPLVDVTLIDKPDFYA; via the coding sequence ATGACCGTTCGCATTGGTCTCATCGGCGCCGGCGGCATGGGCCGCGCCCACCTCGCCCGCATCACCAATGAGCTGTCCGGGGGCAAGATCGTCGCCGTGGCGGACATCAACCACGACGCCGCCGTCTCGGCCGCCGAGCCCTACGGCGCCAAGGCCTACGACACCTCCGACGAGCTGATTAATGACCCCGAGGTCGACGCCGTCGTCATCGCCACCTTCGGCAAGGTCCACGCCCCCGACGTCATCAAGTGCATCGAGGCCGGCAAGTACGTCCTGTGCGAGAAGCCGCTGGCCACCACCGCCGAGGACTGCATCGCGATCATGGAGGCCGAGCAGAGGGCCGGCAAGAAGCTGGTCACCGTCGGCTTCATGCGCCGCTTCGACGCCGCCTACAACGAGATGAAGGCGGTGCTGGAGGCGGGCGAGAACGGCCAGGCGCTGCTGGTCCACAACCGCCACCGCAACCCCTCCGTCCCGGAGTCCTACACCTCCCGCATGGCCATCGACGACACCGCGATCCACGAGATCGACACCATGCGCTGGCTGCTGGGGGAGGAGATCGTCAAGGTGCGCGTCGAGCGCCCGAAGTCCACCACCCACCGCTTCGAGCACCTGATCGACCCGGTCGTGGTGGTCATGTACACCGAGTCCGGTGTGCGCATCGACGACGAGGTCAACGTCAACCTCCAGTGGGCCTACTCCATCGAGTGCGAGCTCGTGCTCGAGACCGCGGCGGTGCGCCTGGGCGACCAGGAGAAGATCCACATCCGCGACGCCAGTGGCAACCGCAACGCCATGTGCCAGTCGCACATCGATCGCTTCCAGGGGGCCTTCAACCGCGAGTTCCAGGAGTGGATCAACGCCGTCGCCCGGGACGAGCACACCGGCTCGACCTCATGGGACGGCTACGCCGCCACCTCCGTCGTCGACGCCGCCGTCGTATCCCTGGAGGACGCCTCCTCCCCGCTGGTGGACGTCACCCTCATCGACAAGCCGGACTTCTACGCCTGA
- a CDS encoding sugar phosphate isomerase/epimerase family protein — protein MVDIALDPNMYYLSMSTAETLHKAAELGFKYVELSPNNEFHLWHHYPKADRAFIAELKQAEKDSGVKVRTLNPVFNWSSPDEAERQAQVRNWRRLLELADALDVRDIVSEFSGDRNRASRSEQQWYKSIEELIPHFEKYGIRLNMEAHPYDFVELHDRALELVRSVDKDWLGYEYCCPHTFHLSDGAGDADRMIRTAAAAGKLREVHVSDGFNHRINDGNRYIINPPGADVTVHQHNAIGNGEVPWEQVFSTLREVGFDGVVSVCIFGWHEWADEYNRAALERLTQELGA, from the coding sequence ATGGTCGACATCGCCCTTGACCCGAACATGTACTACCTGAGCATGTCCACCGCGGAGACCCTGCACAAGGCCGCCGAGCTCGGCTTCAAGTACGTGGAGCTGTCACCCAACAACGAGTTCCACCTCTGGCACCACTACCCCAAGGCCGACCGGGCCTTCATCGCCGAGCTCAAGCAGGCGGAGAAGGACTCGGGCGTCAAGGTCCGCACGCTGAACCCCGTGTTCAACTGGTCCTCGCCCGACGAGGCCGAGCGGCAGGCGCAGGTGCGCAACTGGCGGCGCCTGCTGGAACTGGCCGACGCCCTGGACGTGCGCGACATCGTCTCGGAGTTCTCCGGCGACCGCAACCGTGCCAGCCGCTCCGAGCAGCAGTGGTACAAGTCCATTGAGGAGCTGATCCCGCACTTCGAGAAGTACGGCATCCGCCTGAACATGGAGGCGCACCCCTACGACTTCGTGGAGCTGCACGACCGCGCCCTGGAGCTGGTCCGCAGCGTGGACAAGGACTGGCTGGGCTACGAGTACTGCTGCCCGCACACCTTCCACCTGTCCGACGGCGCCGGCGATGCCGACCGGATGATCCGTACCGCCGCGGCGGCGGGCAAGCTCCGGGAGGTGCACGTCTCCGACGGTTTCAATCACCGCATCAACGACGGCAACCGGTACATCATCAACCCGCCCGGCGCCGACGTCACCGTCCACCAGCACAATGCCATCGGTAACGGCGAGGTCCCCTGGGAGCAGGTCTTCTCCACGCTGCGGGAGGTGGGCTTCGACGGCGTCGTCTCGGTGTGCATCTTCGGCTGGCACGAGTGGGCCGATGAGTACAACCGGGCCGCGCTGGAGCGCCTGACCCAGGAGCTCGGCGCCTGA
- a CDS encoding LacI family DNA-binding transcriptional regulator has protein sequence MPASGHDVTQSDVAAAAGVSRSLVSLALSGSPKVAEDTRAHIMQVAAALGYRINTAASALARQRSSTIGLVLPNLRNAFFEQVSRSLDDAAAAQGLTVFVTVGAQDQERLHRAINSLLGVRVLGLILVSPWLTDQQLVALGDEAPTCLIGRRTPGGKVDAVHIDEQLAAEQIVSHLDAQGVDSLGYVAPRIGDDASRVARERALARAAHKVGLTLTTEEASTDDAGAAIRRLLSVGTPQMGLIAHNDMLAIDAVAVLRELGSGGAGRTPLASYDNTYLARRAEFALTSLDQPDPHMAHEAVRLLVERSAALARTPDNPPAPREVCTEGHLVIRASSTV, from the coding sequence ATGCCTGCCAGCGGCCACGACGTCACCCAGTCCGACGTCGCCGCGGCTGCCGGAGTCTCGCGCAGCCTCGTCTCCCTCGCCCTGAGCGGCTCACCCAAGGTCGCCGAGGACACGCGCGCACACATCATGCAGGTCGCCGCCGCCCTCGGCTACCGCATCAACACGGCGGCCTCCGCGCTCGCACGCCAGCGCTCCTCCACGATCGGCCTGGTTCTGCCGAACCTCCGCAACGCCTTCTTCGAGCAGGTCTCCCGCTCACTCGACGACGCCGCCGCCGCACAGGGGCTCACCGTCTTCGTCACCGTCGGCGCCCAGGACCAGGAGCGCCTGCACCGGGCGATCAACTCCCTGCTGGGCGTGCGGGTGCTCGGCCTGATTCTGGTGTCCCCGTGGCTGACGGATCAGCAGCTGGTGGCACTGGGAGACGAGGCCCCGACGTGCCTGATCGGTCGGCGCACGCCCGGCGGGAAGGTCGACGCCGTCCACATCGACGAGCAGCTCGCCGCCGAGCAGATCGTCTCCCACTTGGACGCCCAGGGAGTTGACTCCCTGGGGTACGTGGCCCCCAGGATCGGCGACGACGCCTCCCGCGTTGCCCGCGAGCGCGCCCTGGCCCGGGCCGCCCACAAAGTGGGGCTCACGCTGACCACCGAGGAGGCGAGCACCGACGACGCCGGCGCCGCCATCCGGCGCCTACTGAGCGTCGGCACCCCGCAGATGGGCCTGATCGCCCACAATGACATGCTCGCGATCGACGCCGTGGCCGTGCTGCGCGAGCTGGGCTCGGGCGGGGCCGGTCGCACCCCCCTGGCCTCCTACGACAACACCTATCTGGCCCGGCGCGCCGAGTTCGCACTCACCAGCCTGGACCAGCCCGACCCGCACATGGCTCACGAGGCGGTGCGCCTGCTCGTCGAGCGCTCCGCCGCCCTCGCCCGCACCCCGGACAACCCGCCCGCGCCCCGCGAGGTGTGTACGGAGGGGCACCTGGTCATCCGCGCCTCCTCCACCGTCTAG
- a CDS encoding Gfo/Idh/MocA family oxidoreductase → MQTFALLGAGFIGRVHAENLAAQPDVDFARVFDVDTSRATELADRYGADRADDLDTVFADPAIDAVLIASSTNTHADLIKRAAAAGKAVFCEKPIDLSLDVAREAAAAARTAGIPVMMDFNRRHDPAYAAVHDAVHSGEVGRVELVSMTTRGPSLPPIAYLEVSGGQMRDQTVHFFDLLRWITGLEPVEVYVAGAALADPAVAEVGDVDTSVAVLRMEGGALAQIDSQRRIGYGYDERIEVNGSERMVEAARHRTGFVNHYGPGELRTNGLDAGWFERIRGTYRKSLDACVDALERSAPMPAPLDDGLRAQVIAEAATQSLRTHRPVAIPEAR, encoded by the coding sequence ATGCAGACCTTCGCCCTCCTGGGCGCCGGGTTCATCGGCCGCGTCCACGCCGAGAACCTCGCCGCCCAGCCCGATGTGGACTTCGCCCGCGTCTTCGACGTCGATACCTCCCGCGCCACCGAGCTCGCCGACCGCTACGGCGCCGACCGCGCCGACGATCTGGACACCGTCTTCGCCGACCCGGCCATCGATGCCGTCCTGATCGCCTCCTCCACCAACACCCACGCCGACCTCATCAAACGCGCCGCCGCCGCGGGCAAGGCCGTCTTCTGCGAGAAGCCCATCGACCTTTCCCTGGACGTGGCCCGGGAGGCGGCCGCCGCCGCCCGCACGGCCGGCATCCCCGTGATGATGGACTTCAACCGCCGCCACGACCCCGCCTACGCGGCGGTCCACGACGCCGTCCACTCCGGCGAGGTGGGTCGGGTGGAGCTCGTGTCCATGACCACCCGCGGCCCCTCGCTGCCGCCGATCGCCTACCTGGAGGTCTCCGGCGGGCAGATGCGCGACCAGACCGTGCACTTCTTCGACCTGCTGCGCTGGATCACCGGCCTGGAGCCGGTGGAGGTGTACGTCGCCGGCGCCGCCCTGGCGGACCCGGCCGTGGCCGAGGTCGGCGACGTCGACACCTCCGTGGCCGTGCTGCGCATGGAAGGCGGCGCGCTGGCGCAGATCGACTCCCAGCGGCGCATCGGCTACGGCTACGACGAGCGCATCGAGGTCAACGGCTCGGAGCGCATGGTCGAGGCCGCCCGCCACCGCACCGGCTTCGTCAACCACTACGGCCCCGGCGAGCTGCGCACCAACGGCCTCGACGCCGGCTGGTTCGAGCGCATCCGCGGCACCTACCGCAAGAGCCTGGACGCCTGCGTCGACGCCCTGGAGCGCTCCGCGCCGATGCCCGCCCCGCTCGACGACGGCCTGCGCGCCCAGGTCATCGCCGAGGCCGCCACGCAGTCCCTGCGCACCCACCGGCCGGTCGCCATCCCGGAGGCTCGGTAA
- a CDS encoding zinc-binding dehydrogenase: MTSNEAALNTTIPETMRAAVLRDPEVGLEVETIRTPHPKSGEVLIKVAACGLCHSDLHVIGGAIAFPLPAVLGHEVTGTIVELGPGNEHTGLRVGQNVAGGFLMPCGQCEACACGHDELCGPFFDLNRLKGVLYDGTTRLAALEGDPIYMYSMGGLAEYAVIPSTSVAPVPDALDLVPGAILGCAAMTGYGAVRRGADLRFGETVAVVATGGVGTNIVQVARAFGASQVIAIDVSDDKLAPMTGYGATAVVNSVTQDAREEVLRLTGGKGVDVAFEALGIPATWKTALDVLADGGRMVPIGLGAGVQTAEVEINRTVRRSQKILGSYGARTRQDLPAVVDLAARGVINYKDVVSRRFPLQEAGAGYEALRNRQIQGRAVVDMSL, from the coding sequence ATGACGAGCAACGAAGCAGCCCTGAACACCACCATCCCGGAAACCATGCGCGCCGCGGTGCTGCGTGATCCCGAGGTCGGCCTCGAGGTCGAAACCATCCGCACCCCCCACCCCAAGAGCGGGGAGGTCCTCATCAAGGTCGCCGCCTGCGGCCTGTGCCACTCCGACCTGCACGTGATCGGAGGCGCCATCGCCTTCCCGCTGCCCGCGGTGCTCGGGCACGAGGTCACCGGCACCATCGTCGAGCTCGGACCCGGCAACGAGCACACCGGCCTGCGGGTCGGACAGAACGTCGCCGGCGGTTTCCTCATGCCCTGCGGCCAGTGCGAGGCCTGCGCCTGCGGCCATGACGAGCTGTGCGGGCCCTTCTTCGACCTCAACCGTCTCAAGGGGGTCCTCTACGACGGCACCACCCGCTTGGCCGCCCTCGAGGGGGACCCCATCTACATGTACTCCATGGGGGGCCTCGCCGAGTACGCGGTCATCCCCTCAACCTCGGTCGCCCCCGTGCCCGACGCCCTCGACCTGGTGCCCGGCGCCATCCTCGGCTGCGCCGCCATGACCGGCTACGGCGCCGTGCGCCGCGGCGCCGACCTGCGCTTCGGGGAGACCGTCGCCGTTGTCGCCACCGGCGGAGTGGGGACGAACATCGTCCAGGTCGCCCGCGCCTTCGGCGCCAGCCAGGTCATCGCCATCGACGTATCCGATGACAAGCTCGCCCCCATGACCGGCTACGGCGCCACCGCGGTGGTCAACTCCGTCACCCAGGACGCTCGCGAGGAGGTCCTGAGGCTCACTGGCGGCAAGGGCGTCGACGTCGCCTTCGAGGCGCTCGGCATTCCGGCCACCTGGAAGACCGCCCTGGACGTCCTGGCCGACGGCGGCCGCATGGTGCCGATCGGCCTGGGCGCCGGCGTGCAGACCGCGGAAGTGGAGATCAACCGCACGGTGCGCCGCTCCCAGAAGATCCTCGGCTCCTACGGCGCCCGCACCCGCCAGGACCTGCCCGCCGTGGTGGACCTGGCCGCCCGCGGGGTCATCAACTACAAGGACGTCGTCTCCCGCCGCTTCCCGCTCCAGGAGGCCGGTGCCGGCTATGAGGCCCTGCGCAACCGCCAGATCCAGGGCCGCGCCGTCGTGGATATGAGCCTGTGA